In Mangrovivirga cuniculi, the following proteins share a genomic window:
- a CDS encoding secondary thiamine-phosphate synthase enzyme YjbQ: MGVYQKEIALEPKSRGFHVITDAIDNALTDCPFDKGLCTIFIKHTSASLLINESADPDVRVDFESYINRAVPENEPYFIHNYEGPDDMPAHIKAGLFGSSVNIPITKGKLNLGTWQGVYLAEHRDHGGSRKIVVTVIGE; encoded by the coding sequence ATGGGAGTATATCAAAAGGAAATAGCTTTAGAACCAAAATCGAGAGGTTTTCATGTTATCACAGATGCAATAGATAATGCATTGACTGACTGCCCATTCGATAAAGGGCTTTGTACAATTTTTATCAAGCATACTTCTGCCTCCTTATTGATTAACGAATCAGCAGATCCAGATGTCCGAGTGGATTTTGAAAGTTATATAAATCGGGCTGTTCCCGAGAATGAACCTTATTTCATACATAATTATGAGGGTCCGGATGATATGCCTGCTCATATCAAAGCAGGCTTGTTTGGGTCATCAGTAAATATTCCGATTACAAAAGGTAAATTAAATCTCGGCACATGGCAGGGAGTTTACCTTGCAGAACACAGAGATCATGGAGGGTCAAGAAAAATAGTAGTAACTGTTATTGGAGAATAA
- a CDS encoding choice-of-anchor Q domain-containing protein, which translates to MKNNFLFLLSLLTFSLLFSSCIKEDAPFEPINEPLVFSQDTIFFDTLLTNVESPAVRYKVVNPTGNNILIPSIRLQKGDNSPYSLYVKGNKGKAFSNVEVLGGDSLEILVNAFYTKKENSDPVPVYDEIIIESLYANSVIIEGYSQDVTLIQDFIFRNDTTLTSGSRIFLNDNAYIDSLVTVTVEEDVKFFMGNNARLLIKGSLQAIGSAEQKIHFTQSRQDGIYENVPGQWDGIYLLENSMESILDHVIIKNASFGLRLGDPDITALDLTVKNTEILNSLSHGILSFTTDFNLENVVISEAGEQGITALAGGTISIIHTSVNTGSGVLSTSSPVTGFSDYLELSSGEILSRALELEIRNSIVWSPFNSSIVIQELMPESNNIVLSSSVFGSIDIDEKYFSGENLFETDPLFIDAGDFNLSLDSESPAIDFGITLGIGTDILDNPRDENPDAGAYEFIN; encoded by the coding sequence ATGAAGAATAATTTTCTTTTCTTACTTTCTTTGTTGACTTTTTCTTTGCTTTTTTCTTCCTGTATCAAAGAAGATGCTCCTTTTGAGCCAATTAATGAACCATTGGTTTTTTCACAGGATACTATTTTTTTTGATACCCTTTTAACTAACGTTGAATCTCCAGCGGTTAGGTATAAAGTAGTCAATCCAACAGGAAATAATATTTTAATCCCCTCTATCAGGCTACAAAAAGGAGACAATTCCCCATATAGTTTATATGTAAAAGGGAATAAAGGAAAAGCATTTTCTAATGTTGAGGTTCTAGGTGGAGATAGTCTCGAAATCCTGGTCAATGCCTTTTATACTAAAAAAGAAAATTCGGACCCTGTTCCCGTTTACGATGAAATTATCATTGAATCGCTGTATGCAAACTCGGTCATTATTGAAGGATATAGTCAGGATGTTACACTTATACAAGACTTTATCTTCAGAAATGATACAACCTTAACATCTGGCAGCAGGATATTTTTAAATGACAATGCATATATAGATAGCCTGGTAACTGTAACTGTTGAAGAAGATGTAAAATTCTTCATGGGAAATAATGCCAGATTATTAATTAAGGGAAGCCTGCAAGCAATAGGATCTGCGGAGCAAAAGATTCATTTCACACAGAGTCGTCAGGACGGAATCTATGAAAATGTTCCAGGTCAGTGGGATGGAATTTATCTTCTTGAAAACAGTATGGAATCAATCCTGGATCATGTAATAATTAAAAATGCTTCTTTCGGCCTTCGATTAGGAGATCCGGATATAACCGCTCTTGACCTTACTGTTAAAAACACTGAAATATTAAATTCACTTTCTCATGGTATCCTTTCTTTCACCACTGATTTCAACCTCGAAAATGTCGTAATTAGTGAAGCAGGTGAACAAGGAATAACTGCTCTTGCCGGTGGTACGATTTCTATTATTCATACCTCTGTAAATACAGGCTCAGGTGTGCTATCAACAAGTAGCCCGGTTACAGGATTTTCAGATTATCTCGAATTATCAAGTGGTGAAATTCTTTCCCGGGCTTTAGAACTTGAAATACGAAACTCAATTGTGTGGTCACCATTTAACTCCAGTATTGTTATTCAGGAATTGATGCCGGAGTCTAATAATATAGTTCTTTCATCTTCGGTATTTGGATCAATAGACATCGATGAAAAATATTTTAGTGGTGAGAATTTATTCGAAACTGATCCACTATTTATTGATGCAGGAGACTTTAACCTGAGCCTGGATAGCGAAAGTCCGGCAATAGATTTCGGAATTACTTTAGGAATTGGAACAGATATCCTGGATAATCCCCGGGATGAAAACCCTGATGCAGGCGCATATGAGTTTATAAATTAA
- the prfA gene encoding peptide chain release factor 1: MIDKLDAIKERFEEVGQLLIQPDIASDIKKFTSLNKEYKDLEKVVKVYDEYCLIDANLKEAKSVLENEKDPDFREMAKSEIDELSPKKEDLEDELKKLLIPKDPNDSKDAILEIRAGTGGDEAAIFAGDLFRMYQRFAEKEGWNLRVLDLTEGSAGGYKEIVSTVSGEDVYGKLKFESGVHRVQRVPATETQGRVHTSAASVAVLPEMDDVEVDLDMNDIRKDTFCSSGPGGQSVNTTYSAVRLTHNPTGLVVTCQDQKSQIKNFEKALGVLRSRLYEIELKKHNDEVGGMRKSMVGSGDRSDKIRTYNYPQGRVTDHRINMSVHNLPTVMDGEIGNFIEELRIAENAEKMQDGNEE, encoded by the coding sequence ATGATCGATAAACTTGATGCAATAAAGGAAAGATTTGAAGAGGTTGGGCAGTTACTGATCCAGCCTGATATTGCCTCAGATATAAAGAAATTCACTTCATTAAATAAAGAATACAAGGATCTTGAAAAGGTTGTTAAGGTCTATGATGAGTATTGTCTCATTGATGCGAACTTAAAAGAGGCTAAAAGTGTCCTCGAAAATGAAAAAGATCCTGACTTCAGAGAAATGGCAAAATCGGAAATAGATGAATTATCTCCGAAAAAAGAGGATTTAGAGGACGAATTAAAAAAACTGCTCATTCCAAAAGATCCCAACGACAGTAAAGATGCTATTCTGGAAATCAGAGCAGGAACGGGTGGTGACGAAGCTGCAATATTTGCAGGAGATTTATTTAGAATGTACCAGCGGTTTGCTGAAAAAGAAGGGTGGAACTTACGTGTACTCGACCTGACAGAAGGATCGGCCGGAGGTTATAAGGAAATAGTAAGCACCGTTTCCGGAGAGGATGTTTACGGCAAACTCAAATTTGAATCTGGTGTTCATCGTGTCCAGCGAGTTCCGGCAACAGAAACCCAAGGTAGGGTTCATACTTCAGCGGCATCTGTAGCTGTTCTTCCTGAAATGGACGATGTAGAAGTTGATCTGGATATGAATGATATTCGAAAGGACACCTTCTGTTCATCTGGTCCCGGTGGTCAGTCTGTTAACACAACTTATTCTGCGGTCCGACTAACTCACAATCCTACCGGCCTGGTTGTTACTTGTCAGGATCAGAAGTCTCAGATTAAAAACTTTGAAAAAGCACTAGGTGTTCTTAGAAGCCGTCTTTATGAAATTGAGTTAAAAAAGCACAATGATGAAGTTGGTGGGATGAGAAAATCAATGGTAGGAAGTGGTGACAGAAGTGACAAAATCAGGACCTATAATTATCCACAAGGAAGGGTGACCGATCATAGAATTAATATGAGTGTTCATAATTTACCAACTGTTATGGATGGTGAGATCGGTAATTTTATTGAGGAACTAAGAATCGCTGAAAATGCTGAAAAAATGCAGGATGGTAATGAAGAATAA
- a CDS encoding YfiR family protein, whose product MAPSYSQGDFVIGVVGDCELIDYLNTLAQTRKAGSQNFNIVKYNSPGEINNPPHIVFIPKNQSSKLPVVLGKVATGSTLVITEEAGLGAQGSGINFVFEGGKPRFELNLDATNAARLKVSSELQRLATVI is encoded by the coding sequence ATGGCCCCTTCCTATAGCCAGGGAGACTTTGTGATAGGTGTAGTTGGTGACTGTGAGTTAATCGATTATTTGAATACACTCGCTCAAACCAGGAAAGCCGGTAGTCAGAATTTTAACATTGTTAAGTACAATAGTCCGGGAGAAATAAACAATCCACCACATATTGTATTTATACCTAAGAATCAAAGTTCAAAGTTGCCGGTTGTGTTAGGTAAAGTTGCTACAGGATCTACACTAGTTATTACAGAAGAAGCAGGTTTAGGTGCGCAGGGCAGTGGGATAAACTTTGTATTTGAAGGAGGGAAACCGAGATTTGAATTAAATCTTGATGCAACTAATGCAGCCCGCCTGAAGGTTTCCAGTGAATTACAAAGACTGGCAACTGTTATTTGA
- a CDS encoding GAF domain-containing protein gives MKKKRIGLRLKVLGGFLILILLFTINAVFTVLTVNENDNTLDRLANIVRPSSEALAEFDDLALRTKMYTTNWVYLQTNTADKKKLELIHDYEYREIKEKLEDLDDNWAPQDTAKLDTVFQTFEQVLQISKQDIMSQLQKFTDYDDAALKFTAETALESLIPLTDSLQNQIVELRKRKEAETQAADAELSSSLEQLKSSSIIVAIVLIIIGIASSLIVANSITKPVNHLKTVISKLGKGEIPETNNINLSNDEIGDMALAVENLAEGLKETSYFAEKIGDGKYDAKFKPLSDNDTLGNALIEMRDNLNRVAQEDKKRSWATEGQAMFGEILRTNNDNLKNLSEEIITNLVKYLKANQGGLFIINDSEEEPYLELMSCYAWDKKKYLEQKVYKGDGLTGQAWLEKDKVFITDVPDEYISITSGLGDANPNSILIVPLQINEEVFGVVEIASFNVFDEYEIEFVEKIAESIASSISSVKVNERTQKLLEESQELTEQMRSQEEEMRQNMEELQATQEEMERSQRERETKENIINNSLVTIELDSAFKFSNVNRLFTETLGYSDSELRNKTFLSLVENTAVYEQMVSDVKQGISWRGNIQLKNKNGKELSFMVIAGQVKDPISGEQKYTIYSVEIK, from the coding sequence ATGAAAAAGAAACGGATTGGTCTAAGGCTAAAAGTCTTGGGTGGTTTTTTAATTCTCATTTTACTATTTACTATTAATGCTGTATTTACAGTATTAACTGTCAATGAGAATGATAATACCTTGGATCGACTGGCAAATATTGTCAGACCATCTTCTGAAGCTCTCGCTGAATTCGATGATCTTGCTTTAAGAACGAAAATGTACACCACTAACTGGGTATATCTTCAAACGAATACAGCCGATAAGAAAAAGCTCGAATTAATTCATGATTATGAATACAGGGAAATCAAGGAAAAACTTGAGGACCTTGATGATAATTGGGCTCCTCAGGATACAGCAAAATTAGATACGGTTTTTCAAACTTTTGAGCAGGTTCTTCAGATAAGTAAACAAGACATCATGTCTCAGCTGCAAAAATTTACTGATTATGATGATGCAGCATTAAAGTTTACAGCTGAAACAGCTCTAGAATCTCTTATTCCGTTAACTGATTCTTTACAAAATCAGATAGTAGAACTAAGAAAAAGAAAAGAAGCCGAGACTCAGGCAGCTGATGCGGAACTAAGTTCATCTCTCGAACAATTGAAATCGTCATCAATTATTGTAGCGATTGTTTTGATTATAATTGGTATTGCTTCGAGTTTGATCGTTGCAAACTCAATTACTAAACCAGTTAATCATCTAAAAACAGTTATTTCTAAACTCGGAAAAGGAGAAATTCCTGAAACTAACAATATTAATCTCTCAAATGATGAGATCGGTGATATGGCTCTTGCCGTAGAAAATCTTGCCGAAGGATTAAAAGAAACTTCATACTTTGCTGAAAAGATTGGTGATGGTAAATACGATGCGAAGTTTAAGCCCCTTAGTGATAATGATACGTTGGGTAACGCGCTAATCGAAATGCGTGATAATTTGAATCGCGTTGCACAAGAAGATAAAAAGCGTAGTTGGGCTACAGAAGGCCAGGCAATGTTTGGTGAGATACTTAGAACGAATAACGATAATCTCAAAAATCTTAGCGAAGAGATAATTACCAATCTTGTTAAATATCTTAAAGCTAACCAGGGGGGTCTTTTTATTATTAATGATTCGGAAGAAGAGCCTTACCTTGAATTAATGTCTTGTTATGCCTGGGATAAGAAAAAGTATCTCGAGCAAAAAGTATATAAAGGCGATGGTCTGACAGGACAGGCATGGTTAGAAAAAGACAAAGTTTTTATCACTGATGTGCCTGATGAATATATAAGTATTACCTCAGGTCTTGGCGATGCTAACCCGAACAGTATCCTTATTGTTCCTCTACAAATTAATGAAGAGGTTTTTGGTGTGGTTGAAATAGCCAGCTTTAATGTTTTTGATGAGTACGAAATAGAGTTTGTTGAGAAGATCGCTGAAAGTATTGCTTCATCGATCAGTAGTGTAAAAGTGAATGAAAGAACTCAAAAGCTTCTTGAAGAGTCACAAGAGTTGACTGAACAAATGCGATCTCAGGAAGAAGAAATGAGACAAAACATGGAAGAACTACAGGCTACCCAGGAAGAAATGGAGCGTAGCCAGCGTGAAAGGGAAACCAAAGAAAATATCATTAACAATTCTTTGGTCACAATCGAGCTTGACAGTGCTTTTAAATTCAGCAACGTAAATAGATTATTCACGGAAACTCTGGGATACAGCGATTCGGAATTAAGAAACAAGACCTTCCTAAGCCTGGTTGAAAACACTGCAGTTTATGAGCAGATGGTTTCTGATGTGAAACAAGGCATAAGCTGGAGAGGAAATATCCAGTTAAAGAATAAAAATGGAAAGGAGCTTTCCTTTATGGTAATAGCCGGACAGGTTAAAGACCCGATAAGCGGAGAGCAAAAGTATACAATCTATTCTGTTGAAATAAAATAA
- a CDS encoding sodium-dependent transporter: MATRSGFSSKIGFILAAAGSAVGLGNIWKFPFEVGEGGGAAFLIMYLIFCFILCFPVMLTEIAIGRKTQLNPVGAFKSLGFKNWAIVGFLGILSGVFILSFYNVVAGWALGYFIEMVQGNFSIGEQFGIFTNNAVLISIWSALFMFATAFIVSKGISGGIERASKILMPVLVILILSLVAYSFTLENAMKGVSFYLIPDFSEITLEVALNALGQAFFSLSLGMGALITYGSYVGKKDNIVSSAAFITMTDVGIAFIAGLMMFPFVAYITGGTMEGVDGGPGLIFVTLPGVFESFGPTLGIIVGSVFFLLLSFAALTSTVSLLEVPVSFFVDELKIKRNKAVWIIAAFIFLLGIPSMLSQGSVPALNKFITYPSGTTIDFMTFIENMSSNTFLPLGGLLITLFAAYVWKKENLMAEIEEGFPGKFRGSFLSKYISFCVCYLCPIVLSVIFLLTISDVYFGINLIDYFTN; this comes from the coding sequence ATGGCAACAAGAAGCGGATTCTCGAGTAAGATAGGATTCATTTTAGCAGCAGCTGGTTCTGCTGTTGGTCTGGGAAACATTTGGAAGTTTCCTTTCGAAGTTGGTGAAGGTGGTGGAGCAGCCTTTTTGATCATGTACCTGATCTTTTGCTTTATTCTATGCTTCCCTGTTATGCTGACTGAAATAGCAATTGGTAGAAAAACCCAATTAAACCCTGTTGGTGCTTTTAAAAGCCTTGGTTTCAAAAACTGGGCAATTGTTGGATTTCTGGGAATTCTAAGTGGGGTTTTTATTCTTTCATTCTATAATGTCGTTGCCGGTTGGGCTTTGGGCTATTTTATAGAAATGGTTCAGGGTAATTTTTCTATTGGAGAACAGTTTGGAATTTTTACCAATAATGCTGTATTAATATCCATTTGGAGTGCCCTTTTTATGTTTGCAACAGCATTTATTGTTTCTAAAGGTATTTCTGGTGGTATTGAGAGAGCTTCAAAAATATTGATGCCGGTCTTAGTTATATTAATACTATCTCTTGTTGCCTATTCATTTACTTTAGAAAATGCAATGAAGGGAGTTTCCTTCTATCTAATACCTGATTTTAGTGAGATCACTCTCGAAGTGGCTCTTAATGCGCTGGGTCAGGCATTCTTTTCTCTTTCTCTTGGTATGGGAGCATTGATTACTTATGGTAGTTATGTCGGTAAAAAGGATAACATTGTTAGTTCTGCTGCCTTTATTACAATGACTGATGTTGGAATTGCATTTATTGCTGGTTTAATGATGTTCCCTTTCGTGGCTTACATTACTGGTGGTACGATGGAAGGAGTAGATGGTGGGCCTGGACTTATATTTGTTACTCTTCCGGGTGTATTTGAATCATTTGGACCTACTTTGGGAATTATTGTAGGTAGTGTTTTCTTCCTTCTATTAAGTTTTGCAGCGCTTACTTCTACTGTATCACTATTAGAGGTTCCTGTTTCATTCTTTGTAGATGAATTAAAAATTAAAAGAAATAAGGCCGTTTGGATCATTGCAGCATTTATTTTCCTTCTTGGAATTCCATCAATGCTAAGTCAGGGTTCAGTTCCTGCATTAAATAAGTTTATCACTTATCCATCTGGAACGACGATAGACTTTATGACTTTTATTGAAAACATGAGTTCAAATACATTCCTTCCACTTGGAGGTCTGTTAATTACTTTATTTGCTGCTTACGTTTGGAAAAAGGAAAACCTTATGGCTGAAATCGAAGAAGGGTTCCCTGGTAAATTCAGAGGTTCATTCCTTAGCAAATACATATCATTCTGTGTTTGCTACCTGTGCCCTATTGTATTAAGTGTGATATTCCTTCTGACAATTTCTGATGTATATTTCGGAATCAACTTAATCGATTATTTCACAAACTGA
- a CDS encoding SDR family NAD(P)-dependent oxidoreductase, with protein MINISSRAAYRGDTPDYLAYGASKGALVSLTKSIARAYGKDDIKAFEIAPGFTRTDMAQDFIDQYGENYALDDIALKNLTEPGDISPTIVFLLSGKADHLTGTSIDVNAGSYVH; from the coding sequence ATCATAAATATTAGTTCCAGGGCGGCATATCGTGGAGACACCCCTGATTACCTTGCCTACGGAGCATCAAAAGGAGCTTTAGTTTCACTGACAAAATCAATTGCCAGAGCATATGGTAAAGATGATATTAAGGCATTCGAAATTGCTCCCGGATTCACAAGGACGGATATGGCTCAGGATTTTATTGATCAATATGGTGAAAATTATGCGTTAGATGACATTGCCTTGAAAAATCTGACCGAGCCCGGGGATATATCTCCGACTATCGTTTTCCTTTTAAGTGGAAAGGCCGATCACCTCACCGGAACATCAATAGATGTGAATGCCGGTAGTTATGTACATTAA
- a CDS encoding SDR family oxidoreductase has translation MHLNLEDQHIFVTGGSRGIGLAIVKDLLNSGSRVSTVSTKLSDELEKLKNNYPTALNYIKINLLNPEEIKLAWNKANDIKPVTGLVNNAGVAFSSDLKSEEHNQWLSDWDKTFAINTRATAYLCKLAIETFSNSSGEES, from the coding sequence ATGCACCTTAATTTAGAAGATCAGCACATTTTTGTAACCGGAGGAAGCAGGGGAATTGGTCTGGCAATCGTTAAAGATCTGTTGAATTCCGGGTCCCGGGTTTCTACAGTTAGCACTAAATTGTCGGATGAGCTTGAGAAGTTAAAAAACAACTACCCTACTGCTCTGAATTACATTAAAATAAATCTTCTTAACCCTGAAGAGATCAAATTAGCCTGGAATAAGGCAAACGATATCAAACCTGTTACCGGTTTAGTGAACAACGCCGGTGTTGCATTTTCATCAGATTTAAAAAGTGAAGAGCATAACCAGTGGTTATCAGATTGGGACAAGACATTTGCCATCAATACCAGGGCTACAGCATATCTGTGTAAATTAGCAATTGAAACATTTAGTAATTCCTCCGGGGAAGAATCATAA
- a CDS encoding YkgJ family cysteine cluster protein: MSKERKQLFRKLKKSKPKSLDQDFKQYHDEAFETIDCLDCANCCKTTSPIFYDADINRLSKTLKMKRGEFIDTYLHKDSEGDYVLNEAPCPFLGYDNKCIVYESRPTACKEYPHTDRKRQHQILNLTLKNTAVCPAVEEVVKKIEAQYSGPQ; encoded by the coding sequence ATGAGCAAAGAAAGAAAGCAGCTTTTCAGAAAATTAAAAAAGAGCAAACCGAAATCACTTGATCAGGACTTCAAGCAATATCATGATGAAGCTTTTGAAACAATCGATTGCCTTGATTGTGCAAATTGCTGTAAAACCACCAGTCCAATATTTTATGATGCAGACATAAACCGCTTGTCTAAAACACTTAAAATGAAGCGTGGAGAATTTATAGACACCTATCTTCATAAGGATAGCGAGGGTGATTATGTTCTTAATGAAGCTCCGTGTCCTTTTTTAGGATATGATAATAAATGTATAGTATACGAGAGCCGACCGACCGCCTGTAAAGAATATCCTCACACAGATCGAAAAAGGCAACATCAAATTTTGAATCTGACTTTGAAAAATACGGCAGTATGTCCAGCGGTTGAAGAAGTAGTGAAAAAAATTGAGGCCCAGTATTCCGGGCCCCAATAA